The Melospiza georgiana isolate bMelGeo1 chromosome 1, bMelGeo1.pri, whole genome shotgun sequence genome contains the following window.
TGCTTTATAAACCATTAATTTCAATTACCAACCCAAATACCATAAAGACCTACAGAATCATCTCAAATTCACATAGTTGCTCATTTCCAGGATTTCATGGGGCTAAGAACAGATGTGTGTCAGAAATCAGGAAACTGGCTCCAttcctttgggatttttttttttccagaatggaAGCAGGGGGGAgggaaggtaaagaagaaaaacaatttgaCTGAAACATCACTCTTTCTCCTGtcttaaaaagcagcagaggctTTGAGCAGAATGGCAACATCAGCTACAGCAGGCAGCTCCAGATAAGGGTGCAGATGTACAATTATCAGCTCTGATAAGTCAGGGATCAGAGCTTTTTGTCTTAGCGTTGCCTACAGCACTTCCTTTCCCAGACACACTACAACCAGATTAGGAAAGATAGCAGATAAGACATAACAGTGCACAGGATAGTTCAATAGTGTATGCTTTGAGCACCAGCAGAGGAACATTATTACTGCTGTAAGCAAACTTCCTTTTCAGTACTTCCAGTATCTTGTCCAACACTGAGCCATGTGTTATAAGACAAAATAATCCTCACTTTACCATTCTTCCCCCCACCTTTTTTAAACTCTATTCTGCACAAAATCTTCTTATAATGCTTCAAAATTTACAGTGTTCCAACTAGCAAGTTGCTACTGACACACCTGGTAGCAGGGAAGTCTTATAAAAGGACAAGTTGTTAATGCAACTTCTTACTCTTAGTAGCCTTAGACTGACAAAAAAGGTTCTTTATTTCAAGGAGTATGTGAGTAGTTCACATTTTCCATATCAGAAGCAGCATACTTACTGAAATTAGGTACATCTAAGAACAAGTTAAATAGACCACTGACAccctgtatttatttttctgcattaattGATTTGTAATACATACTCATTCCTTGGTTAGTGAAGAGGAAAAGCTGAAGTGCACTACCCTAGCTGGTGTCAAGAACTACTCAtatttgacattttaaaaataccaaaaggTATTATGCATAAAGAACCTGGCAAAAGCAGACCCTTGTTTTTACTTCACTTACTTACAACCAACAATTTTTCTGCACATCACAGTTCCTAGTGAGCAAGGCAGCACACAACACATCAACCAGAAAAAACCATGTCTGCCAACATCATCTTTGCCACTATCCCCTTCCAGGGTAAAACCCCACAGTTTCATTAAATctctctatttttaattttcctatatCAAAACAGTTCGgggtatttttttccagcataaaaaacagcaacaaaactttTAGATCACACAGTGGCAGAATTAATTATGTTCAGAGGAAGgccagagagaaagaaaagtcaACAGAAGGAATACAAAGAGTGCTGAGTTTTCCTAGAGGCGCTGCCTGAGGGCCCtgaggctggggagcagctggtcTGCCCTCAGACGCTCCTCTGCGTTggccttccagcagcagctgatgatGCTGTGCAGGGCCCGGCCCACGGGGGACTCGTGGAACTCCGGGGCGGCCAGCGACGGGCGCAGGGTGTAGGCGACCACGGCGTAGAGCACGTGCTGCCGCTCGCCCAGGTACGGCTGCTCCCGCGTCACCATCTGCCACAGGGTGATGGCAAACGAGTAGATGTCCGCCTTGGCAGTGACCCTCTCCCCCTTGAGGAGCTCGGGGGCACGGTGGGTGTACGTGCCCCCTTGCTGGCAAGCGCGGGCGCTCTGGGACGAGCCCGCCTCCAGTTTCTGGGAGCACCCAAAGTCTCCAATCTTGCACACTCCCTGCTCAGTGATGAAAACATTTGCAGGCTTCAGGTCCAAGTGTACAATGTCCTGTGAGTGCAGAAAGGCTAAGCCTGTCGTGATGTCACAAGAATAGCACACAGTCTCGTCCATGCTCAGGGCCTTCCCTCCACATCcttcttcctcatcctcccccTGTCTCCATGCATCCCCAGTGCCATAAATGACATGGTGCAGAGTGATGTTACCCACATACTCCATGATGATGGTGCCCAGGCTGTTGTCACTGGCTGGGGCACAGGTGCTGGCAGCCACCACACGTACCACATTGTTGTGTTGGAGCTGGGCCACGTTCAGCTCAGCCCAGAAGCTCTGCCGCGACGCCAGCCggtttttgctgctcttctTCACCTGCTTCACAGCCACTGTTGCACCATGGTAGGTGGCTTTGTAGACAGAGCCAAAGCCCCCAGAccccaagggctgcaggaggcagagctgctcccagtcAATGGAGCACCAGGACAGGCGTGAGGGCAAGCGGCGAGTCCTGGCTGAGGAAGCTCCCCCCAAAAAACTTTTGCTGTCTTTGCCAGGGATAACTaaagggctgctgcaggggcgCAAATTTGCAGAGGGGGAATactcaaaagaaagaaaacaattaagAGGAATAGGTGATGGCATAATATGAAGGAGAAAACAACAGGCAGCTACTAAGACAGAAGACTACCAAGCTTCCCTGCTAGAAAGGACTCCAAACCACCTTCCAAAGCCTTTTATCCTCCCTTCAccattttccctccctcccccaaatGAACTGCATCTGTCCCAACTGTCAGAACCAAATCAGGTTCACCTGGAAACATTCTTCTCCAGCCCTGAAGCAAATCTCTAGAAAATCAAGGCAAACAGATTTAAAGCTAAAAAATTATTAACTCATAAGTATTTCACATCATTTCTaatctcaaaagaaaaagaaacatgttCTGCCCATTGAATGCCTCTAGCAAAATGCCCCAGGAATAAATAAAGCAGTGAGAGGTGATTGCATTTCACCATGGCTCCCGGCAGGAATGATCAGCATCAGGTGCATTAAACAGCTCAGTCTTTCTCAGTGGAAGCAGCTGAAGTGGTGAGTGCTAATGTTTGATGATGCCGTGGCAGGCATAAATATAAAACTGTGTTTGTAGGACCCTACCACTTAAACATAACTGGGACAAGGGGACTAGTTTGGGTGCTCAGCTTTGCCCATGCAGTACTGCAACCTTATTAGCAGCATAAAGACAAATTATTGTTGTGTATCATCCTTTGGATACAGTAACTAGAATTACACATAAGTATTTTGTCATCTTCCCATCACACCCCATGCAGTATACTACAGgtgtgtattttatttctggatCCTTCTTAGAAAAATTATTGCTCAATTTACAGAGCTGTTCTGGCAGAAATCAAAGAAACATAATTTTGTGTTAGTGGTCCATGTGGTTTTTAAAGGGCTCTTTTGAATTTTGACCCTCTCACATATTTGCAGTGCTAACTGCCATAGTGCTTGGTACCAGCTGTACTGCCCAGACAGCAGAGCACCCTTATGGGACCTATACAGTTGAGGATTTTTGAATATTCCAGTATCTTTCTGTACATGATGACAAATATTTTGGAAAGCTTGGAAGCCATTTCCTACCTCCTCactcttcagatttttcagTACAGATTCTGCCATGGGACTTCAGACTGACAGTGCCTCTTTCTCCAGGGTTTCTTTTTGGGAAGCACTGACTGCAGACAGTCCtggtgttttcttttcatttttgttggtggttttttttggtgtttttttcttgtttttttgttttgttttgttttgttttgttttttttaatctggatGTGTATAATGTAGATAGCAGACTGCTGAGAGGGGGTTACAAGAGTACCCAGACCATGTGCAAGCAGAACTGGAGTGTTCTCCTCCTTGAGATGGGTTCAGTTTTTCACCCTAACACACAAACCTGACGTCCCAAAGTGATTTCCTGACCCTCCCTGAACTCAAGATCAGCGGGACCAGGGAGTCTCAAAGACATCACTCCTCAGTGAATCAGTGATGCAGATCTTCCCTAGTACTGACATTTAGGACAATCAGGAGAAATTTGCAGCATCAATTCACAGGCAAACGAACTTGGACCACAGCTGAGTGGGAATGGAGAATTTGGGTTATCATCTGGCAGTATGAACAGGCTGGGGGAGATCTAGATGAACAGGTGCTAATAGGACTTGGTAACAAGTGAGAGTGCAAGGACTAAGGGATGCCGAGAGACCTCCGAGGGTGGGACAGTTCCTGCAGATGGGACTGCCTGACAACACCAGgctcctccttcctgcccccTCCCAGAAGGGACTGTGGCAGTGCAAGAGGGCCCAGGAGCCACcaggtgctgccacagcccGTTGTATAGCATGAGCCAGCCAAGTAATATCCTACTGCTACCCCCGCTTTGGGGCACTTCTCTGGCTCATCATCAGTTACTCAGGGATGttttgggggtgggggaggACCAGAGGATCTTTAGTGTGGTTTTAAATATGCAGTGAAATAAGCCATGGAGACAACAGGTATTAACTTTCCTTTCTTGAGTAGTACTAAGGTGTTAAGCCTGTATGTAAAGTCCTCATTTCCAATGTTTGCAGAGAATGTCTTCTAGGCAGCTAAGTTGTGGtggaaatgaaaagctgcagaaagtgGATGAAGCTACATGAGAGAGGAAAGATCTTTATGCCTGTTTTCTGAGTGCTAGTAGGGCTCCAGCTCTTCAACAGGCTTCTGTGCCATACAGCATATAAAAGCACCAGAAAGACATTTCTGCTCTAAATTCTCCAAGCCTGTTTTCGCCAGGTTATGGTGGCAGTGAAGTTCAAAGGGAAAGCTGAATGTGGAGAGGCACAGGTAGAAGGATGTGTGGATGAAGACTGAGCACAGACCTGTTAAGCTGACAACTATAGCAGCCTTTCTGATGATTGTGAATGCCATAAGACAGTAATAAAATCTATGTTCATAAAATAGACAGGATTAGGCCTGTTTCCAAATTTCTTTGATTGAAATCTCATTCAAAAGGCTGTGTCAGACCTTCcatattattattttcaaattccATGTCCACATCTGTCAGCTGTCCTTTTGCTGCCATTTCAGGTAATTTTCTTGTTACCCTTTTCTGTCAGAAATCTTTCTGTTTTGCCCTGCCATTGTAGACATTGTTGTATTGTTTTTGGAGAATACACCAAATTTTTGAACAGGAAGAGGGGCATTCTTTGGGGTGTAAAGTGCCCCAATGTAACCTACTGTCCTGCCTCAATCTTACAGCTGAGGACCGGAGGAAGGGAATATCCAGAGTCTTTCAGTGTGAATATGATTGATTTAAATGCAAGCAGGCTTTTATTCTTAGTGAACACCATTTTCCTGTAATCCACTGATGATTTGGCCCAGTGACTTCCCAGGAGCCACAATTGCTGCAGGATGTCCACGTCAAGCTTCTTGGCCCCATTTAGCTCTGGCTTTACTGCAGGCTGGGGAGCCACCTGCAGAGGGGAGCACggctgctggggacacactgccccttccccagggcAACCCCCAGCAGCCTCCAACCACACTGCTCCCACGGCACTGCCTTTTCCATGAGGGAAAAGGAAGCTGTAGGAGCCAGAAGTCATCAGTACAGAGTGCAATAGGAGTTTTTACAAGGGACAGGGGGAAAGCACACAGTCTGTGTTCCGTGGGCTCCAATATGTCACAGCTACAATAAAATCAGCATCAATGGGTTTGTTCCAAGCTTGCGTGTTGCATTTCTGCAAGTAAAACATACCTGTGCACCCAGTGCTGCACCAGCTGCCCCAT
Protein-coding sequences here:
- the MOS gene encoding proto-oncogene serine/threonine-protein kinase mos translates to MPSPIPLNCFLSFEYSPSANLRPCSSPLVIPGKDSKSFLGGASSARTRRLPSRLSWCSIDWEQLCLLQPLGSGGFGSVYKATYHGATVAVKQVKKSSKNRLASRQSFWAELNVAQLQHNNVVRVVAASTCAPASDNSLGTIIMEYVGNITLHHVIYGTGDAWRQGEDEEEGCGGKALSMDETVCYSCDITTGLAFLHSQDIVHLDLKPANVFITEQGVCKIGDFGCSQKLEAGSSQSARACQQGGTYTHRAPELLKGERVTAKADIYSFAITLWQMVTREQPYLGERQHVLYAVVAYTLRPSLAAPEFHESPVGRALHSIISCCWKANAEERLRADQLLPSLRALRQRL